The Candidatus Eremiobacterota bacterium DNA segment AAGATTATATGCGGGTCATGGCAGAGCTTGGTGCGGGGCCTCATCGCTCTGCAGACATCGCGGCTCGGTATGGCGCAAAGATGGAGTCCGTCAGTCCGTTGCGCTCGCAGCTAATTCGGAAAGGCATGATTTATTCTCCCGCGTACGGCGACACGGCCTTCACGGTTCCATTGTTCGACGATTTTCTCCGTCGCGTAATGCCGGCGCCTCTCGCGAAAAGGCAGGCGAAGAAGAAAAGCTAGATCGCAGAACCACCTACGAGCCTAGCGGTCCGTGCCGGTGATGAGCGTGACGCGGTTCCGAAGTCAGAATCCCACTACGTCAGCGCGAGCGCCGGGGTGCCGTGGACGGCGCGCAGCTCGCTGCCGAAACGGGGGTCGCGGCCGCGGGTGACGTCGTCGTAGACGCGGGCGATTGCGGTTGCGACGGGCCCGGCGCTGCCGCTGCCGATGACGCGGTGATCGAGCGTGCGCAGCCAGGCGATGCCGACGCCGGTTCCGCACATGATCACTTCGTCGGCGGAGTACAGCTCGGTGCGGTCGATCGTGCGCTCGACGACCGGGATGCCGAGCTCGCGCGCGATGATCTGCGCGACCAGCTTGCGGGTGATCCCCTCGAGCAGGTTGTGCGCGACGCCCGGCGTCGAGACCGTTCCGTCGCGCACGACGAACAGGTTCGCCGCGGAGCTCTCCGAGACGTGGCCGTCGTCGGTGAGCATGATCGCTTCGTCGAAGCCGTTCAGCCGGGCTTCGCTCTTGGCGAGCGCCGAGTTGACGTAGCTGCCGGTGATCTTCGCGCGCGCCGGCTCGGCGTTGTCGTCGAGGCGCCGCCAGCTGCTCACGCACGCCTTCACGCCCTCGTTCGTGTCGAGGTACTTGCTGTTCGGGAACGCGACGACGAAGAGGTCGTGCTCGAGGTCGTCGAGCCGCACGCCGAACGTCTCTTCGCTCTTGTAGAGCACCGGCCGGATGTAGACGTCGCTGCGGAAGCCGTTGCGCCGGCAGAGCTCGACCGTCAGCTGCGAGAGCTCCTCCGGCGCGAGCGGCAGGTCCATCAGCAGCACCTTCGCCGACGCTGCGAGCCGCCGGAAGTGCGCGGTCGGCTCGAACACGTACAGCTCGCCGGCCCCCTCGCTCCAGAACGCTCGAATCCCTTCGAAGCATCCGGTCCCGTAGTTCAGCGCGTGCGTCAGGAGGCCGAGCTTCGCGTCGGGATACGGCTTGAACTCGCCCCGGTGGTACACGATGAGGTCGTCGAGCTGCATGCCAGCAGCATCCCACGCGCGCGCTCGCCTGTGAAGCGCCAGTTGGCCCATCGGCGGGCAGGCCACTTTCACTTCAGTGGCAAGCGGTTCGTGACGAAGCCGGAGATCTTGTCGGCGGCGTCGGGGTCGCGGTTCGCCAGCACGGCGACGACGTAGCGGCCGCCGGCGCAGATCGCGAGATCGCCGCTCATTCCGGGCGCGCCGCCGTTGTGCCCGACGCAGCGCGTCCCGTTCACCATCTCGTCCCCGAAGCCGTAGGCGTAGCGGCGGCCGCCCGGCATATCGACCTTGCCGGTGGTCAGCAATTCCGTGTAGTTCGCGTCGAGGAGCTTGTGATCGTGAAGCGCGTTCGCGAACCGCAGCAAGTCTTCGACCGTCGAATATCCGCCGCCCGCGGAGGTCCCGCGATACGGCAGCGTATCGGTGTTGGGCTTCAGGTTACCCGCCTCGTCCGTCATGTAGCCGATGCTGCGGTTGGGCACGGCGGTGCTCTCCGGCTCCGAGCCGGTCGACGTCATCCCGGCCGGAGCGTAGACGTGCTCGCGCACGTAGTCGTAGTAGCTTTGACCGCTGACCTTGTGGATGACCGCGCCGAGCAGGATGAAGCCGTAGTTGCTGTACGCCCAGCGGCTTCCCGGCTCGAAGCTCAGCCCGCGCTGGCCGTACGTGCGTACGTAGTCGTCGAGCGTGCGCAGCTCCAGCCGGTGCGCCTCGAACTGCGGGCCGAAGATGTCGCCGGTCCCGCCGGTGTGCGTGAGCAGCTCGTGGATCGTCACCTTCGCCGCGACGTCTTTGTTCGGATAGTCGGGAAGATAGGTGCCGAGCGAAGCGTCGAGGCGCAGCTTCCCGGCTTGCCCGAGCTGGAGAACCGCTACCGCGGTGAACATCTTGTTCATCGAGCCGATGCGGAAGCGCGTCTGCAGCGTGTTCGGGATCTTGTGCGCGATGTCGGCGAGACCGTACGCCTGAGCGAAGACCGGCTTGCCGTCTTGAGCGACGAGCACCGCGCCGGCAAAGCGATCGGCCGCCGAATCGCGCTGCAGCTTCGCGCGCAAGGCGGCGACGAGATCGTCCATGCTCAGGTGCGGCAGCGCGAACTCGGCGGGGCGCGGCACGGCGCGCAGCAGCAGCTCGGCGATGTGGTGCGGTTCGGCCGCCTCGACGGTCAGGATCACTTGCGCGAGCTGATCGGAGTTTCGCTCCTGCACGAGCGCGACGAACTTCGCCGGCGTGGACGACGGGTCGACTTTGCGCAGGTCGAAGCCGCCGGTCGTTTCCCGAAAGCGCTTGTCCTCCGCCAAGAACTTCACCCCCGCGGGCCAGTTCTTTTCGACGAACGCCTTGTACGCCGCCGGGTCGCCGCCGTTGAACGCAGCAAGCCAGCCCGCAAATTGCGTTCCCGCGGGCGTCTGCGGGATGGTGCTCTGCGGGACGGTGCTCTGCGCGTCGGCGCAGACCGCGCCGAGCAACACGAAGACGACGACTCGGCACGCCAAGGCGGCGCGGCGCAGATAGGTCAACGAACTCTCCTTCGGCGGCGGACAGGCTCTCTCATAGAGAGGGCTGCAGGCGGACGAATTGTTTGCGCCGGGCGGAAATTTTTCGTCCGCGTCAGCCGGGGAGCTCGCGGGCCGCGCGCGGGAGCGGGCGCAGCGCGCGCGGTCGCTGCGCGACCTGAGCCAAGCAGCGCGCGAGCGGCGGCACGGCGCGCTCGATCGCGGCCAGGCCGGCGACGCCGAAACCGAGCAGCAGCCCGCGCCGTGCCGGGGACGTCAGGTACTGCTGCGAGAGCGGCGGCGCGATCACGCCGGCGTCCTGCGCGCGCAGCGACAGCGCGCGGTCATCCGTGCTCGGGGGCAGCGGAACGACGATATGCAATCCGGACGCCGTCGGCGCGATCTCGATCCCGGCGAGCTCGCGCAGCCGCTCGATCAAACGCGCCTGGCGCTCGGCGTAGATCGCTTGCATTCGCGCGCGGTGCCGGTGGTAGTGGCCGTCGTAGATGAACTCCGCCAGGATCGCTTGATCGAACGACGAGGTCTGCCGGTCGGCGACGGCTTTGGCGGCGATGAAGGCGCCGACCAGCGGCGGCGGCGCGATCAAGAAGCCGATGCGCAAGCCGGGGAACGTCGTCGTGCTGAACGAGCCGGTGTAGATCACGCGGTCGCTGCGGTCGAGCGCGCGCAGCGTTTCGGGCCGCATGCCGTCGTAGCGGACGACGCCGTCGTACTCGTCCTCGACGATCCACGCGTCGGACTCGTCGGCCCAGCGCAGCACTTCTTCCCGGCGCGCGCGCGACATCGTGACGCCGAGCGGCCATTGGTGCGCGCTGGTGACGTGCGCGAGCCGCGCGCGCGGCGCGAGCTCGCGGCCGCGGGCGACATCGAGCCCTTCGCCGTCGACCGGAACCGGAACCATCGTCACGCCGGCGCCGATGAACGCGGCGCGCACGCTGCGCGAGGACGGCTCTTCGATCCAGACCTCGTCGCCCGGGTCGAGCGCGAGCCGGCAGACCAGGTCGAGCGCCTGCTGCGTCCCGCCGACGACGACGATCTGCTCGTCGCTGCACGCGATCCCTTTGCGCGAGCGCAGCTCGGCGGCGATCACCTCGCGCAGCGGCCGGTGCCCGGCCGGATCGCCGTAGCTCACCAGCTCCGCGCGCGGGCGGCGCATCAAGCGCGCCGCGATGCGCGACCAGGTGTCGAACGGAAAGTGCTCGAGGTCCGGAATTCCCGGCTGAAACGGCAGCGGCTGTTTCCCGAACGCGCGCTCCTCGGTGTTGATCGCCGCCAGCAGTTTGCCGCGCGACGAGGCGCGCTCCCACGAGCTGCCCCGGAGCGGTGCGGCGCGCGCCGAGAGCGCGATCGCGTTCGGTGCCACGTACGTGCCCGAACCATGGCGCGCGACGAGGTAGCCTTCGGCGACGAGCTGCGCGAAGACGTCCCCGACGGTGTTGCGCGAGACGGTCAGCTCTTTGGCGACCGCGCGCGTCGAGGGCAGGCGAAATCCGGCCCGCATCTCGCCGCGCACGATCGCGTCGCGCACGCGCACGTAGATCTGCTGGCGCAAGCTCTCGTCGGCCGCACGGTCGATCGCGAGCAGCGAAAGCCCGATGATCTGCGAACGCCGCCGCACGGACGCCATGCAAGCCCACGTTCGGCCCGCGCCGGACGCCTCCGCCCCGAGTGGCTCACACCGCGGCGCGGAAAGTGGCTCTACGCCGGCTTCGTTCAAGGCCAGCTTGACTGAGGGCCACCGGCATGAGACAATTCTTTGCCAGAGGCCATAAAATGGCGACTGGGAATTTGCAGGCAGCTTTTATCTAACGGGTGAGATAAAAATGAACGTAGCGTCTGTGCTTCGATTTCGCTTCTGCTTCGCATCGCTCGCAAGGACCTACGCGGGGGGCTCTTGCGGGTGCTAGCGATTCCGCTCGTCGCGCTAGCGATGAACGGCTGTGGTGGCGACTCAGGCCAGCACTTGGCGCCGATTCCGCAACCGCATGCACAGAAGTCCGTTTCAACGTACATCGAGACACCGACGCCGACATGTGGCGATTCAGGGTGTTGGGTATATCCGTGCGATGTCTGCTCGGCGTTAATTGAGATCATAGTCCAAGGCAACTACAGCGGTGACGCGGGGAGCAGTGGCGGCACGTCGCCCTTACCGTTAACTGACCAGTCTGCGAGTACCGACCAGGACCTGAGTGCGGTCAACACTGCCGCAGGTGCCTGTAGCGCGTTCGGCGAGGGCTACGATCCTGCCAATCAGGTGTGCTATCTGCTCGGCACGCTAGGCGAATTCGGCATGTCGAAGTTCACGTACGGCGCTTGCCGTGCGGGGTCGTATACTTACAACGGCAGCGCCTATGTGCTAACATGTAAAGTCCCACCTCACCCAAACCCAAACCAACCAAATGTATTCTATCAGTACACCTTCTTGCCGGACACAGGCCCACCTATTGTGGGGCCGGAGGCAATTGCGACTGCGGGGAGCACTCTGGAAATCACCGTGAGAGGCCCTCGGGTGGTGTTTACGAATTTGAGTATTGCATTTTTCGCTGCGGCGTCCGCGACGAAGCCGTTCACGACGGGCGGCGCGATCTCCGTGGGCATCGGTATTTGACGACGTTTTCGCGGAGTAGCGCCGCGGCATTTTCCGATGCAGCAGCCCTCTCCGCTCGATTCGCCATACCGGTGAGCCCCGGGCTCGTATTCTTCAGTGCTGTTGCACGAACCGTAGAATCGGCGGATCCACTGATTACCGCCGATATATTAGAAGCGGCGATCAGCGAGTACGCGCGTGACGCCGATTTCCCGGAACGCCTTGCGCACGACTTCATGAGGCAATTGGCTGAAAGAGCGTATTCAATTGCGAGCGACGATAGCAGCGAGGAAATTACTCTTGCGCATCTCATCCTCGTTTCAGCGGCGTTGGCAATGGAGTCCCTGGAAAAGTCGCTTCGAGCCGTCGACTGTTCTTTGAGCGGGATAGTCAGGCGCGTGGCCGGCTGGTCGCCGGAATTTCTTCTTTCCCTTCAGCCGCCGCCCCCAAGTGCCGAAAACGTCAAGAGTTTCTCCGTGACGGCGCGGCAGCTAGAGTCCGGACATTCACCCGCCGCCGGAGACAAAGACCTCTACGAATAAGCGGCAAAGCACGGCGCAAAAGGTCGCTCTATGCCGGCGGTTTCGGGCTCGGCGTGGGAACCGGCGTGCGCGGCGGGCGCGGCGGCGTGCCGAGGACGCGCCGCATCACGGGCGTCGGCGTTGCAGTCGGAGTCGGCACGGGCGTGCGCTGCACCACCGGGAGTTGGCGCGCGGCAGGTATCGGCGTCGGCGTGTACCGCACCGGCATGTGCGGCGTCGGCGTGCGCGGTGTCGGTGTGCGCGGCGCCGGTGTGCGCGGCGCCGGGGTCGGCGTGCGTTGTCCGAGCGGGAAGCGCGGTGCGGCGTGATACGTCGGCGCCGGCGTCGGATAGCCTTGGTTGCTGAGCGGCTTCACGGGCGTGAACAGGTTGATCGTCTGCGGCAGCACGATCGTCTGCGGCGTTCCGTTCGGCAGGATGATCCGCGCGGCGACGCGCGCGTACGGCTGGTTCACGCCGCTCGGCACGAGCACGTGCGCGACGTACGAGTTCGCGGTGTACACTTGCAGCGGAAAGATCCCCGGCACGCCGTCGACGCCGACGTAGCCGCTCATCCCCGGCTGGCCTTCGACGTAGACGTCGAACGCGTTCGTGCCCGGCACGATCCAGCGGTCGATCCACATCGCGCTGATCGGAAACGGCGTCGGCGGCGGCGGCGCGACGAAGGCGAAGTCGTCGCCGAACGACCACTGCTGCGCGAGCTGCGTGCCGTCGAAGTCGCGCGCGAACACCGAGACGTAGTGCGTCCCCGGCGGCAGGGCGCGCCGCGGCGTGAGCAGCACTTCGTCGCCGACCACCGCCGCTTCGGCGCTCACGTCGCGCCCGTCGAGGGTGACGTGCAGCGACTGCGGATCGAGCGAAGTCGCGCCGGCGAAGCGCGCGGTGATCGAGGGATACGGATCGTGGACGCTGGCGCCGTTCGCGGGGGTCAGCGTGATCGCGTACGACCGCGGCGTCGGCGAAGGGGCGTTGGAGTTGACACGCCGCAGCGTGTCTTGGTGCGCGTTGCGGGTGAGCTCGCCGATCCGGTCGTCGAGCGCGACGGTGCGCGAGCGCGCTTCGTACGCCACCCGCATCCCGAACGCCGTCGCGACGGCGCGCAAGGGCGCGTACGCGCTGCCGTTCACGATGCGCACCGCGCCGCGCGCCGAGATCGTCGCGACGCGCGCGCCGCGCTGCACGGTGATCGTGTGCGTGCGCCCGTCGTAGCCGACGTCGGCGCCGAGCGCGTTCCCGAGCGCACGCACCGGCAGCAGCACGCGGCCGGCCACGACGGCGGCGCGCGCTTTGGGCAGCACGGGGCGTCCGTCGAGGGTAACCGCGTAGATCGCGAAGGTCAGCGCGTGGATCACGGCTCGATAACGTCGTAGCGGCGCGGAACGTCGGCCGGGAGCCGGGCGACGATCTCGTAGCCGATCGTCCCGCACGCCGCGGCGAGCTCCTCGGCGGTGATCCGCTCGCCGCCGCCGGCGCCGATCAAGGTGACCACGTCGCCCGGCACGGCCCCCGGGACGCCGGTGACGTCGAGGAACGCCATGTCCATGCAGACCCGCCCGACCAGCGGGACGCGCACGCCCCGCACGAGCGCGTGCGCGGCGTTGCTCGCGGCGCGCGGGAGCCCTTCGGCATAGCCGACCGGGAGCGTCGCGATCGTGCTGCGCCGCTCGGCGCGCCAGGTGCGCCCGTAGCCGACCGTCGTCCCGGCATCGATCTCGTGCAGCGCGACGATACGGGTGCGCCACGTGAGCGCCGGCTCCAGCACGAGCCCGCGCGCGCGCATCTCCGTCTCCGCTTCGTCGCTCGGCCAGATGCCGTACACGCCGATCCCGCAGCGCACCGCGTTCAACCGCGTCTGCGGCCACAGGATCGCCGCCGCGGTCGCCGCTGCATGCCGCTCGACGCGCGCGTCGAGCGCCCGCGTCGCGTCGACGAAGCGCTGCGTCTGCTCGAGCGTGAACGAGGAGTCGAGCTCTTCCGCGGCGGCAAGATGCGTGAACGCACCGACCAGCTCGAATTCCGGCGTTGCGAGATACTGCTGCAGCGCGGCCGGCGCGGCGCGCACGTCGAGCCCGAGCCGCACGACGCCGGTGTCGATCTTCGCGTGCACGGAAAACGGGCGCCGGCGGCGGCGCGCGGCGCTCGCGACCTGGCGCGCGTAGAGCTCGGCGTCCCACAGCGTGAGCTGCACGTTCGCGGCGTGCGCGACGTCGAGCTCGTTCGGCGGAACCGGGCCGAGCACGTGGATCGTCGCGTCGATGCCGGCGTCGCGCAGCGCGACCGCTTCTTCCAGCGAGTACACGCACAGACGCGCGGCGTGCGGCGCGAGCGCGCGCGCGACCGGCACCAGCCCGTGGCCGTACGCGTTCGCCTTGACGACCGCGCTCAGCCGCGCCGGCGCGACCAGCCGCGCGAGCGCGTCGGCGTTGCGGGCGAGCGCGCCGAGATCGACCTCGATCTGCGCGATCAAACCGTCATCCCGAGCGTGTCACCGTGTCATCCTGGGCTTGTCGAAGGACGTGTCATCCTGAGCCTGTCGAAGCGCGCAGCAATCGCGAGGCGACCAGCGCGACGGGGATCCCGTAAAACACGATGTGCGCGATCACTTGAATCGTCAGGTCCTCGGGCGAGGACAGCATGTGATTCGCGCCGGCCGCCAGCAGCACGATCTGCGAGAAGAGGTACACGACCAAGCCGAACGCCGCGCCGGAAAGCCACGGATGCGCGATCAGCTGCGGCCGCGTGCGCGCCAGGTAGACGTAGCCGAGTGCCCAGCCGACGGAGACGCAGAAGTTCAGCACGATCCCGAACACGAGCACGGCCGGGGTCACGCGCGTGCTCGGCCCGACCAGCACCGAGGACACGAACGCGAACGAGCCGACCAGCATCTTCACCGCGTCGCCGCCCGGCAAGAACGTCAGAAAATAGAACACCTCGATCGTGATCGCGCCGGCGATGCCCGCGAGCAGTCCGGCCCTGATCTCCTCGCGCCGCAGCGGTACGCTTCGTTCCACGGCGCCCGCCCTTCGCGAACCGCCGCCGGTGCCCCCCGAGCCGGTGCTAGGAGCCGCTGGCGCTCAACTGCTCGTGCTGCGCGCGGAACTCGTCCTCGCGCCGCTCCAGCGCCTCCCCGATCCGTTTGAGGAGGTCGGCCATCGTCGCGCGCGCGATCCGCCGTCCGAGCACCGCGTCGAAGACCCGCCCGAAGCGCCCGAACGGCGGCTCGTAGGACCCTTCGAACGTCAGCCGGGTCGTCTCGACCGAGGCGATCCGCATCCGCAGGTAGCCGTGAAAGTCGGGAAAGAGCGCCGTCCCGGCCGCCCAGTCGATCAGCATCGCGTCGTGCCGGCGGCCCGCGTCGGTCGTGTCCGGATGGCGCTTGAACACCATCTTCACCCGCCGGTGGAACCGGCCGCGAAGCGCCCAGATGAAGTCGCGCAAGGGGACCCGCACCTCGACCGTCCGGCCGGCCGCGTCGCGCAGGAAGTCCTCGGCGTAGTCGTGCGCGACCGAGAACGGACAGCGCACGACCCGCTCGACCACGATGACGGTGTGGGGAGCCACGTACGGTTCCTACCCTCCTTTCACGGGTCCGCGAGCGCGCGGTCTCATGCTTGCAATCGCGGCGCGCGTAGGATAGTCTTTGACGGTTCCCGTTGGGGTGAGACGGCCCGGTTGGCCGTTCGGAACGACCGATCGGCCGCCGGCTATGAGCCGGGCGGACTGACCGTGCCTTCGTCTCAAAGCGATGGGTGTTTTCGTATTCCCGTGAGAGGTCCCATGAGATTCGCCCGGCCTTTTTCAGTGCTGCTTTTTTTCGCGCTTCTGGCGGGATGTGGCGCGCAGACCGCGTCATTCGATCCGACGCCGGCGCACCCGTCATCGGCAGCGCCTCCCGCTTCGGCGACGGTTCAACCGCAGTCCAATGCACACGTCCTGCAAATGGTCTCGAGCGAAGCGCACCAGCGTCACACCTCGAGCTCGACAGGCGTGAACGAGTACGCGCAGCCCGGCACGTACGCGCCAGCGATCACCTGGCAGGTTACGGCCGCGACCTGCAACTGCGACCCCTCGCAGACGTCGTTCACCTGGTATAAGATCGACTCCGCCGGCGTCAACAGCTATTTCGATGCGCCGACGACGTACAGCACCATCACGCAGCACGCATTCGTCAACTCCTCCGTGCCGGTCGGTAATGTCCTGACGCAGCAGATCGAAGCGTGCTGGTATGTCGCCACGACACAGTACTGCACGGGCTACAACACCTGGACGATCACGGTCGGCTCCGCGCCCACTCCGACGCCGGCGCCCACGCCGACGCCCACTCCCACCCCCGTTCCGACGCCGACGCCCACGCCGACCCCGATCCCGCTGAACTTCAGCTACACGCTCGGCGCCGCCACCTATCCGTCGGGCTTCAATCCCAGCTGCGGGTCCGCGCTCATCGCTTGGACACCGAACGGGACGCAGGTCGCGGTCAATCCGTTCAACCTTTCGTTCGCCGGCGGGACCGAGGCGCGCATCGAGCTTGGGCCCTGCCACGCCGCGGCAAACGACAGCATCTCGGTGGCGATTACCATGAACTACGGCGGACTCAAGGTGACCCGCATTGCCAACGGCGACTTCTACATCCAGGACACCGGCAACGACGCGGGCGCGAACATCACCATCACCGACAATACGAGCGGCTACTCGGAGACGACTCAGATTTACTACTCCTACTGAACCGCGAACCCCGGCTGAAAGCATGGAGAGGGTCGCCCGCTAGGCGGCCCTCTTCTCACGCAAATAAGCCGAGCGCTCGCTCGCCAGACCCGCTTTGAGCGCGAGACCTTTGCTCTTGCACTCGGCGATCGAGTCTGCTAACCTAAATACCCGGCTGGCACTCTCGTGCTAGAAGTGCCAACCGATGTTCCCCCTTCAGTCTGAACCGTTAGCCAACAGCTCTCGGAGGATGGTTTTCGTGAATCTCAAGCCACTGGGCGATCGCGTGGTCGTCGAGCACGTGGAGCAGGCCGAGAAGAGCGCCGGAGGCGTCTTCCTTCCCGATACGGCCAAAGAGAAGCCGCAGGAAGGCCGCGTTCTCGCCGTCGGCACCGGCCGCACGCTCGACAATGGCACCAAGCTGCCGATGGACGTGAAAGTCGGCGACCGCATCATCTACTCGAAGTACTCGGGCTCGGAGATCAAGCTCGAAGGCAAAGAGTACCTCATCATTTCTGAAAAGGACGTTCTCGCGGTGCTCGCCGACGAGAAGGTTCCGGCCGGAGTTTAAACAGCAGACATGGCAGCAAAGCAACTCGTATTCGACGAGAACGCCCGCCGCGCGCTCGAGCGCGGCGCGAACATCCTCGCCGACGCGGTGAAGGTGACGCTCGGGCCGAAAGGCCGCAACGTCGTTCTCGACAAGAAGTTCGGTTCGCCGACGATCACCAACGACGGCGTGACGATCGCCAAGGAGATCGAGCTCCCCGACACGTTCGAGAACATGGGCGCGCAGCTCGTGAAGGAAGTCGCCTCGAAGACGAACGACATCGCCGGCGACGGCACCACGACCGCGACCGTTCTGGCGCAGGCGATCATCCGCGAAGGCCTGCGGAACGTGACCGCGGGCAGCAACCCGCTCCTCATCAAGCGCGGCATCGAAGCGGCGGTCGAGAAGGCCGTCGAAGAGATGCAGAAGCTCGTGCAGAACGTCGACAGCGCGGAGAAGATCGCGCAGGTCGCCTCGATCTCGGCCAACGACAAGTCGATCGGCAACCTGATCTCGGAAGCGATGCAGGCCGTCGGCAAGGACGGCGTCATCACGGTCGAGGAGTCGAAGTCGATGAAGACCGACGTCGAGACCAAGGACGGGATGCTCTTCGACAAGGGTTACATCTCGCCGTACATGGTCACCGACTCGGAGCGCATGATCGCCGAGCTGACCGACCCGTTCATCCTCGTCACCGAGCGCAAGATCTCGGCGATCGCCGACATCCTGCCGCTGCTCGAGAAGATCGTGCAGGTGCAGAAGCCGCTCCTCATCGTCGCGGAAGACGTCGAGGGCGAGGCGCTGGCGACGCTGGTCGTCAACAAGCTGCGCGGCACGTTCACGACCGTCGCCGTCAAGGCGCCGGGCTTCGGCGACCGCCGCAAGGAGATGCTCAAGGACATCGCCACGCTGACCGGCGCGACGGTGATCTCGGAAGAGCTCGGCCTCAAGCTCGACAAGGTCACGCCGGACCTGCTCGGTCAGGCGAAGACCGTCAAGGTCACGAAGGACGAGACCACGATCGTCGACGGCAAGGGCAAGCAGGACGCGATCAAGGGCCGCATCGAGATGATCAAGCGGCAGATCGACGAGACCGACAGCGACTTCGATCGCGAGAAGCTCCAGGAGCGCCTCGCGAAGCTGTC contains these protein-coding regions:
- a CDS encoding branched-chain amino acid transaminase, translated to MQLDDLIVYHRGEFKPYPDAKLGLLTHALNYGTGCFEGIRAFWSEGAGELYVFEPTAHFRRLAASAKVLLMDLPLAPEELSQLTVELCRRNGFRSDVYIRPVLYKSEETFGVRLDDLEHDLFVVAFPNSKYLDTNEGVKACVSSWRRLDDNAEPARAKITGSYVNSALAKSEARLNGFDEAIMLTDDGHVSESSAANLFVVRDGTVSTPGVAHNLLEGITRKLVAQIIARELGIPVVERTIDRTELYSADEVIMCGTGVGIAWLRTLDHRVIGSGSAGPVATAIARVYDDVTRGRDPRFGSELRAVHGTPALALT
- a CDS encoding beta-lactamase family protein, with protein sequence MTYLRRAALACRVVVFVLLGAVCADAQSTVPQSTIPQTPAGTQFAGWLAAFNGGDPAAYKAFVEKNWPAGVKFLAEDKRFRETTGGFDLRKVDPSSTPAKFVALVQERNSDQLAQVILTVEAAEPHHIAELLLRAVPRPAEFALPHLSMDDLVAALRAKLQRDSAADRFAGAVLVAQDGKPVFAQAYGLADIAHKIPNTLQTRFRIGSMNKMFTAVAVLQLGQAGKLRLDASLGTYLPDYPNKDVAAKVTIHELLTHTGGTGDIFGPQFEAHRLELRTLDDYVRTYGQRGLSFEPGSRWAYSNYGFILLGAVIHKVSGQSYYDYVREHVYAPAGMTSTGSEPESTAVPNRSIGYMTDEAGNLKPNTDTLPYRGTSAGGGYSTVEDLLRFANALHDHKLLDANYTELLTTGKVDMPGGRRYAYGFGDEMVNGTRCVGHNGGAPGMSGDLAICAGGRYVVAVLANRDPDAADKISGFVTNRLPLK
- a CDS encoding PLP-dependent aminotransferase family protein; protein product: MASVRRRSQIIGLSLLAIDRAADESLRQQIYVRVRDAIVRGEMRAGFRLPSTRAVAKELTVSRNTVGDVFAQLVAEGYLVARHGSGTYVAPNAIALSARAAPLRGSSWERASSRGKLLAAINTEERAFGKQPLPFQPGIPDLEHFPFDTWSRIAARLMRRPRAELVSYGDPAGHRPLREVIAAELRSRKGIACSDEQIVVVGGTQQALDLVCRLALDPGDEVWIEEPSSRSVRAAFIGAGVTMVPVPVDGEGLDVARGRELAPRARLAHVTSAHQWPLGVTMSRARREEVLRWADESDAWIVEDEYDGVVRYDGMRPETLRALDRSDRVIYTGSFSTTTFPGLRIGFLIAPPPLVGAFIAAKAVADRQTSSFDQAILAEFIYDGHYHRHRARMQAIYAERQARLIERLRELAGIEIAPTASGLHIVVPLPPSTDDRALSLRAQDAGVIAPPLSQQYLTSPARRGLLLGFGVAGLAAIERAVPPLARCLAQVAQRPRALRPLPRAARELPG
- the alr gene encoding alanine racemase, producing the protein MIAQIEVDLGALARNADALARLVAPARLSAVVKANAYGHGLVPVARALAPHAARLCVYSLEEAVALRDAGIDATIHVLGPVPPNELDVAHAANVQLTLWDAELYARQVASAARRRRRPFSVHAKIDTGVVRLGLDVRAAPAALQQYLATPEFELVGAFTHLAAAEELDSSFTLEQTQRFVDATRALDARVERHAAATAAAILWPQTRLNAVRCGIGVYGIWPSDEAETEMRARGLVLEPALTWRTRIVALHEIDAGTTVGYGRTWRAERRSTIATLPVGYAEGLPRAASNAAHALVRGVRVPLVGRVCMDMAFLDVTGVPGAVPGDVVTLIGAGGGERITAEELAAACGTIGYEIVARLPADVPRRYDVIEP
- the groES gene encoding co-chaperone GroES; amino-acid sequence: MVFVNLKPLGDRVVVEHVEQAEKSAGGVFLPDTAKEKPQEGRVLAVGTGRTLDNGTKLPMDVKVGDRIIYSKYSGSEIKLEGKEYLIISEKDVLAVLADEKVPAGV
- the groL gene encoding chaperonin GroEL (60 kDa chaperone family; promotes refolding of misfolded polypeptides especially under stressful conditions; forms two stacked rings of heptamers to form a barrel-shaped 14mer; ends can be capped by GroES; misfolded proteins enter the barrel where they are refolded when GroES binds) → MAAKQLVFDENARRALERGANILADAVKVTLGPKGRNVVLDKKFGSPTITNDGVTIAKEIELPDTFENMGAQLVKEVASKTNDIAGDGTTTATVLAQAIIREGLRNVTAGSNPLLIKRGIEAAVEKAVEEMQKLVQNVDSAEKIAQVASISANDKSIGNLISEAMQAVGKDGVITVEESKSMKTDVETKDGMLFDKGYISPYMVTDSERMIAELTDPFILVTERKISAIADILPLLEKIVQVQKPLLIVAEDVEGEALATLVVNKLRGTFTTVAVKAPGFGDRRKEMLKDIATLTGATVISEELGLKLDKVTPDLLGQAKTVKVTKDETTIVDGKGKQDAIKGRIEMIKRQIDETDSDFDREKLQERLAKLSGGVAVIQVGAATETELKEKKHRIEDALSATRAAVQEGMIPGGGSSLVHAVKALQTLQGTTENADEKIGVGIILRALEEPLRQIAENAGFEGSVEVNRVKNAEPGQGFDAMSGELVDMVKAGIVEPFKVTRSALQNAASIGALVLTTETLIADKPEPKKDAVPAGGGGMGGYDMM